In the genome of Ictalurus furcatus strain D&B chromosome 13, Billie_1.0, whole genome shotgun sequence, one region contains:
- the znf281b gene encoding zinc finger protein 281b isoform X2: MNRINAQFITKQTNKQTFKCVAGSETALSRTGTCLSPLPTRPLYPESPAPTQDGRGQQLQENNVLAVNAKRTACLGFIQTLKVGRGHARCISSFELNDRCPLEDPAMSIIQDKLGNEFLRNGNMDPNFAPSMLMFSHLPPVTSFTRLASQPVVTDLPQEMVLKKERDSPEHGGGFLHSMGIKQEKFNELDYRIPLYGTGPGTGGGKSSDMLDISLGSHQNMLLHDVNISSLPARLGKDPKDSTHRKGRRANGEGTEGRGRRKRGDSTKSLMLDGEGGPLSPSSKPHICEHCNAAFRSSYHLRRHVLIHTGERPFRCSQCNMSFIQKYLLQRHEKIHSGEKPFSCDQCNMRFIQKYHMERHKRTHSGEKPYKCDTCQQYFSRTDRLLKHKRTCGEAIKKGLDPGMLDLGDEDLGQGSYLHTQGNASAPPRKRGKSKNSGEGGERRRKKTVGSGAGHMVGMQDYAIDMAAGSGASSSGVGNMADTSMANQHVRNPKLAFKKGGRKGGDKSLLSMGEAGSSSALHEQKLLAPKSSPMDLPGPGGMDGLGLLQSSSESKQGGTSSNYDDAMQFLKKRRYLHAVNSSGGGGDYGSVHLPPQQTVIQGGIGEPTLALLDTSPLVSVDNKHDKSGIPDEVLQSLLDHYSHKSDVTFDLSDPHHVELHAASATPELGADESSSNGSADKSGVMNEYSKFLLQTLERTSHGGSGVFTFFPEKHMYAASPLECTFGHSVSSPHGPSSASVLPKSHFSMLVGSHSPSHASPSSQQAFHLSALEPSAHQQLTPSQELTEQLDNQELANGNRQKEQQVKNGSATSANSTSRGTTSVYSLNSPPDLTALEPSKEVDMRPTFQIENFAQAFGSQFKSERRTPLAYSADPQIVVVEVDPRISRTPVSEFSGYTSLLAEVNEPASSGTKTPTSQSYR, from the exons ATGAACCGAATAAACGCACAGtttattacaaaacaaacaaacaaacaaacattcaaatgtgTTGCAGGAAGTGAGACAGCACTGTCCCGCACTGGGACTTGTCTGTCTCCTCTCCCGACCCGTCCGCTTTACCCAGAATCCCCCGCGCCGACACAAGATGGAAGAGGGCAACAGCTGCAGGAGAACAATGTTTTGGCAGTAAACGCTAAAAGAACTGCGTGTTTGGGGTTCATTCAAACGTTAAAAGTCGGACGTGGACATGCCCGG TGTATCTCATCTTTTGAGCTGAATGACCGTTGCCCTCTCGAGGATCCAGCCATGAGTATTATCCAGGACAAGCTAGGCAACGAGTTTCTGCGCAACGGCAACATGGACCCCAACTTTGCCCCCAGCATGCTCATGTTCAGCCATTTACCTCCAGTCACCAGCTTTACGCGGCTCGCCTCGCAGCCGGTCGTGACCGATTTGCCTCAGGAGATGGTCCTGAAGAAGGAGAGGGATTCTCCGGAGCATGGCGGCGGTTTTCTGCACAGCATGGGCATAAAGCAGGAGAAGTTCAATGAGCTTGACTACCGCATCCCGCTGTATGGAACAGGCCCGGGAACAGGTGGAGGAAAGAGTTCAGACATGCTGGACATTTCACTTGGAAGCCACCAGAACATGCTTCTGCATGATGTCAACATTAGCAGT CTTCCTGCAAGATTAGGGAAAGACCCAAAAGATTCCACACACAGAAAAGGACGGCGGGCAAATGGGGAGGGAACAGAGGGCAGGGGCAGAAGGAAGCGAGGGGATTCCACAAAG TCACTGATGCTGGATGGGGAGGGAGGACCCCTTTCTCCCAGCTCCAAACCACATATATGTGAACACTGCAACGCCGCCTTCCGCAGCTCCTACCACCTGCGCAGACATGTGCTCATCCACACAG GTGAGAGGCCTTTTAGGTGCAGTCAGTGTAACATGAGCTTCATCCAGAAGTACCTGCTGCAGCGGCACGAAAAGATCCATAGTG gGGAAAAGCCATTCAGCTGTGACCAGTGTAACATGCGCTTCATTCAGAAATACCATATGGAGCGACACAAGAGGACACACAGTGGAGAAAAGCCATATAAATGTGATACTTGCCAACAG TATTTCTCTCGTACTGATCGTTTACTGAAGCACAAGAGAACCTGTGGAGAAGCCATAAAGAAGGGTCTGGACCCAGGGATGCTAGACCTTGGAGATGAAGACCTGGGACAAGGCAGCTACCTACACACTCAGGGAAATGCCAGTGCGCCACCACGCAAGAGAGGCAAGTCAAAGAACAGTGGGGAGGGTGGAGAGCGGCGGAGGAAAAAGACTGTAGGTTCAGGGGCAGGCCATATGGTCGGCATGCAAGACTACGCCATAGACATGGCCGCTGGCTCTGGGGCATCCTCTTCAGGGGTGGGGAACATGGCAGACACCAGCATGGCAAACCAGCACGTTCGCAATCCCAAGCTTGCCTTTAAGAAAGGAGGACGCAAGGGTGGGGACAAGAGCCTGCTCTCAATGGGCGAGGCCGGCTCAAGCTCAGCTCTCCACGAACAGAAATTGTTAGCTCCTAAATCCAGTCCAATGGATCTGCCTGGACCTGGAGGTATGGACGGTCTAGGTCTCCTGCAGAGTTCCTCAGAGTCAAAGCAAGGTGGCACAAGCAGCAACTACGACGATGCCATGCAGTTTCTGAAGAAAAGGAGATACTTGCATGCGGTGAACAGCAGCGGCGGCGGCGGTGACTACGGCTCGGTCCACCTTCCTCCTCAGCAGACGGTTATCCAGGGCGGCATTGGTGAACCCACACTTGCGTTACTGGACACGTCACCTCTGGTCAGTGTTGATAACAAGCACGACAAGTCCGGCATCCCAGACGAGGTACTGCAGAGTCTGCTGGATCACTACTCCCATAAAAGCGATGTGACTTTTGACCTCTCGGATCCGCACCACGTTGAGCTGCATGCAGCTTCAGCGACGCCTGAGCTAGGAGCAGATGAAAGCTCCTCGAATGGCTCGGCTGACAAGAGTGGCGTCATGAACGAGTATTCCAAGTTCTTGCTGCAGACACTGGAGAGGACGAGCCACGGCGGGAGTGGTGTCTTTACATTCTTCCCGGAGAAGCACATGTACGCTGCGTCTCCTCTGGAGTGTACCTTCGGCCATTCTGTCTCCTCCCCCCATGGTCCCTCATCCGCTTCTGTGCTCCCAAAGTCCCACTTCAGCATGCTGGTGGgctcccactctccctcccaTGCCTCACCTTCCTCCCAGCAGGCCTTTCACCTGAGTGCCCTCGAGCCCTCAGCCCACCAGCAGCTCACGCCATCTCAAGAGCTCACTGAGCAGTTGGACAACCAGGAGCTTGCTAATGGCAACAGGCAGAAGGAGCAGCAGGTGAAGAATGGCAGTGCCACCAGTGCGAACAGCACCAGCCGTGGCACCACCTCTGTCTACTCCCTAAATTCCCCTCCTGATCTGACGGCCCTGGAACCATCCAAGGAGGTGGACATGCGGCCCACGTTTCAGATCGAGAACTTCGCTCAGGCATTCGGCTCCCAGTTCAAATCCGAGCGCCGGACCCCGCTGGCGTACAGCGCTGACCCCCAGATCGTCGTCGTCGAGGTTGACCCCCGAATATCGCGAACTCCCGTGTCGGAATTCTCAGGGTATACCAGTCTGTTAGCTGAAGTAAATGAGCCAGCTAGCTCAGGAACCAAAACCCCCACGAGCCAAAGCTACAGGTAA
- the znf281b gene encoding zinc finger protein 281b isoform X1, translating into MNRINAQFITKQTNKQTFKCVAGSETALSRTGTCLSPLPTRPLYPESPAPTQDGRGQQLQENNVLAVNAKRTACLGFIQTLKVGRGHARCISSFELNDRCPLEDPAMSIIQDKLGNEFLRNGNMDPNFAPSMLMFSHLPPVTSFTRLASQPVVTDLPQEMVLKKERDSPEHGGGFLHSMGIKQEKFNELDYRIPLYGTGPGTGGGKSSDMLDISLGSHQNMLLHDVNISSQLPARLGKDPKDSTHRKGRRANGEGTEGRGRRKRGDSTKSLMLDGEGGPLSPSSKPHICEHCNAAFRSSYHLRRHVLIHTGERPFRCSQCNMSFIQKYLLQRHEKIHSGEKPFSCDQCNMRFIQKYHMERHKRTHSGEKPYKCDTCQQYFSRTDRLLKHKRTCGEAIKKGLDPGMLDLGDEDLGQGSYLHTQGNASAPPRKRGKSKNSGEGGERRRKKTVGSGAGHMVGMQDYAIDMAAGSGASSSGVGNMADTSMANQHVRNPKLAFKKGGRKGGDKSLLSMGEAGSSSALHEQKLLAPKSSPMDLPGPGGMDGLGLLQSSSESKQGGTSSNYDDAMQFLKKRRYLHAVNSSGGGGDYGSVHLPPQQTVIQGGIGEPTLALLDTSPLVSVDNKHDKSGIPDEVLQSLLDHYSHKSDVTFDLSDPHHVELHAASATPELGADESSSNGSADKSGVMNEYSKFLLQTLERTSHGGSGVFTFFPEKHMYAASPLECTFGHSVSSPHGPSSASVLPKSHFSMLVGSHSPSHASPSSQQAFHLSALEPSAHQQLTPSQELTEQLDNQELANGNRQKEQQVKNGSATSANSTSRGTTSVYSLNSPPDLTALEPSKEVDMRPTFQIENFAQAFGSQFKSERRTPLAYSADPQIVVVEVDPRISRTPVSEFSGYTSLLAEVNEPASSGTKTPTSQSYR; encoded by the exons ATGAACCGAATAAACGCACAGtttattacaaaacaaacaaacaaacaaacattcaaatgtgTTGCAGGAAGTGAGACAGCACTGTCCCGCACTGGGACTTGTCTGTCTCCTCTCCCGACCCGTCCGCTTTACCCAGAATCCCCCGCGCCGACACAAGATGGAAGAGGGCAACAGCTGCAGGAGAACAATGTTTTGGCAGTAAACGCTAAAAGAACTGCGTGTTTGGGGTTCATTCAAACGTTAAAAGTCGGACGTGGACATGCCCGG TGTATCTCATCTTTTGAGCTGAATGACCGTTGCCCTCTCGAGGATCCAGCCATGAGTATTATCCAGGACAAGCTAGGCAACGAGTTTCTGCGCAACGGCAACATGGACCCCAACTTTGCCCCCAGCATGCTCATGTTCAGCCATTTACCTCCAGTCACCAGCTTTACGCGGCTCGCCTCGCAGCCGGTCGTGACCGATTTGCCTCAGGAGATGGTCCTGAAGAAGGAGAGGGATTCTCCGGAGCATGGCGGCGGTTTTCTGCACAGCATGGGCATAAAGCAGGAGAAGTTCAATGAGCTTGACTACCGCATCCCGCTGTATGGAACAGGCCCGGGAACAGGTGGAGGAAAGAGTTCAGACATGCTGGACATTTCACTTGGAAGCCACCAGAACATGCTTCTGCATGATGTCAACATTAGCAGT CAGCTTCCTGCAAGATTAGGGAAAGACCCAAAAGATTCCACACACAGAAAAGGACGGCGGGCAAATGGGGAGGGAACAGAGGGCAGGGGCAGAAGGAAGCGAGGGGATTCCACAAAG TCACTGATGCTGGATGGGGAGGGAGGACCCCTTTCTCCCAGCTCCAAACCACATATATGTGAACACTGCAACGCCGCCTTCCGCAGCTCCTACCACCTGCGCAGACATGTGCTCATCCACACAG GTGAGAGGCCTTTTAGGTGCAGTCAGTGTAACATGAGCTTCATCCAGAAGTACCTGCTGCAGCGGCACGAAAAGATCCATAGTG gGGAAAAGCCATTCAGCTGTGACCAGTGTAACATGCGCTTCATTCAGAAATACCATATGGAGCGACACAAGAGGACACACAGTGGAGAAAAGCCATATAAATGTGATACTTGCCAACAG TATTTCTCTCGTACTGATCGTTTACTGAAGCACAAGAGAACCTGTGGAGAAGCCATAAAGAAGGGTCTGGACCCAGGGATGCTAGACCTTGGAGATGAAGACCTGGGACAAGGCAGCTACCTACACACTCAGGGAAATGCCAGTGCGCCACCACGCAAGAGAGGCAAGTCAAAGAACAGTGGGGAGGGTGGAGAGCGGCGGAGGAAAAAGACTGTAGGTTCAGGGGCAGGCCATATGGTCGGCATGCAAGACTACGCCATAGACATGGCCGCTGGCTCTGGGGCATCCTCTTCAGGGGTGGGGAACATGGCAGACACCAGCATGGCAAACCAGCACGTTCGCAATCCCAAGCTTGCCTTTAAGAAAGGAGGACGCAAGGGTGGGGACAAGAGCCTGCTCTCAATGGGCGAGGCCGGCTCAAGCTCAGCTCTCCACGAACAGAAATTGTTAGCTCCTAAATCCAGTCCAATGGATCTGCCTGGACCTGGAGGTATGGACGGTCTAGGTCTCCTGCAGAGTTCCTCAGAGTCAAAGCAAGGTGGCACAAGCAGCAACTACGACGATGCCATGCAGTTTCTGAAGAAAAGGAGATACTTGCATGCGGTGAACAGCAGCGGCGGCGGCGGTGACTACGGCTCGGTCCACCTTCCTCCTCAGCAGACGGTTATCCAGGGCGGCATTGGTGAACCCACACTTGCGTTACTGGACACGTCACCTCTGGTCAGTGTTGATAACAAGCACGACAAGTCCGGCATCCCAGACGAGGTACTGCAGAGTCTGCTGGATCACTACTCCCATAAAAGCGATGTGACTTTTGACCTCTCGGATCCGCACCACGTTGAGCTGCATGCAGCTTCAGCGACGCCTGAGCTAGGAGCAGATGAAAGCTCCTCGAATGGCTCGGCTGACAAGAGTGGCGTCATGAACGAGTATTCCAAGTTCTTGCTGCAGACACTGGAGAGGACGAGCCACGGCGGGAGTGGTGTCTTTACATTCTTCCCGGAGAAGCACATGTACGCTGCGTCTCCTCTGGAGTGTACCTTCGGCCATTCTGTCTCCTCCCCCCATGGTCCCTCATCCGCTTCTGTGCTCCCAAAGTCCCACTTCAGCATGCTGGTGGgctcccactctccctcccaTGCCTCACCTTCCTCCCAGCAGGCCTTTCACCTGAGTGCCCTCGAGCCCTCAGCCCACCAGCAGCTCACGCCATCTCAAGAGCTCACTGAGCAGTTGGACAACCAGGAGCTTGCTAATGGCAACAGGCAGAAGGAGCAGCAGGTGAAGAATGGCAGTGCCACCAGTGCGAACAGCACCAGCCGTGGCACCACCTCTGTCTACTCCCTAAATTCCCCTCCTGATCTGACGGCCCTGGAACCATCCAAGGAGGTGGACATGCGGCCCACGTTTCAGATCGAGAACTTCGCTCAGGCATTCGGCTCCCAGTTCAAATCCGAGCGCCGGACCCCGCTGGCGTACAGCGCTGACCCCCAGATCGTCGTCGTCGAGGTTGACCCCCGAATATCGCGAACTCCCGTGTCGGAATTCTCAGGGTATACCAGTCTGTTAGCTGAAGTAAATGAGCCAGCTAGCTCAGGAACCAAAACCCCCACGAGCCAAAGCTACAGGTAA
- the muc13b gene encoding mucin-13b isoform X1, whose amino-acid sequence MAVMIQLLSLCLLVLLVGGTTNVTVPEPAESTPTTITTAPAESTQTTITTAPDGSIQTTTTTAPAESTQTTITTATDGNTQTTTAATPDGSTQTTTTTAPGPCSSNPCLFDSTCQELLTNYTCVCRPGLFYDAKLNSCNLAKTFPSDIRFTKMDYNSNMADKNSEIFQEKANDILNQINTVLTKTEGYLGSVVKSLSKGSVIADVQNFYSPSSQVTEEDVQMELLKVPETDVTMKNSCSTGFCEETSTLCKDNNGLAECTCKNGYIKLTATQQACFPCPSGEKAVDSEKCEQCSFGYSGFNCEESYLLILVVIACVLGTLLLGTLIGAIVLYLRSTKETKSPEKNSPNGNLEFNKPAGIPRIPRANPNGGWQPTNLEMADSGSRNALVTKDHTDNTTMWDNAYTDDARSQKSQTPFRTGYGASGANNGPRANRNPYYDAYEDKMRRY is encoded by the exons ATGGCTGTAATGATACAACTCTTGAGCTTATGCTTACTGGTTCTGCTTGTGG GTGGAACAACTAATGTCACTGTTCCTGAACCAG CTGAAAGCACACCAACTACCATTACAACTGCACCAG CTGAAAGCACACAAACTACCATTACAACTGCACCAG ATGGAAGCATACAAACTACCACTACAACTGCACCAG CTGAAAGCACACAAACTACCATTACAACTGCAACAG ATGGAAACACACAAACTACCACTGCAGCTACACCAG ATGGAAGCACACAAACTACCACTACAACTGCACCAG GTCCCTGTTCCTCGAACCCTTGTCTGTTTGACAGCACCTGTCAAGAACTCCTGACTAATTACACATGTGTGTGTCGACCGGGACTGTTCTACGATGCAAAGCTGAACTCCTGTAACCTAG CAAAGACTTTCCCAAGTGATATAAGATTTACAAAAATGGACTATAATTCAAATATGGCAGACAAGAACTCAGAAATATTCCAAGAGAAAGCAAATGATATCCTTAACCAG ATTAACACTGTTTTGACTAAAACTGAAGGTTATCTTGGATCCGTGGTGAAGAGTCTATC AAAAGGCAGTGTAATAGCAGATGTGCAGAATTTCTACAGTCCTTCGTCACAAGTTACTGAAGAAGATGTACAGATGGAATTACTTAAAGTGCCAGAAACAGACGTCACAA TGAAGAATTCATGCTCTACTGGATTCTGTGAAGAGACAAGCACAttatgtaaagacaataatggTCTAGCTGAATGCACTTGCAAGAATGGATACATAAAGTTGACAGCAACACAACAGGCTTGCTTTC cCTGTCCCAGTGGTGAGAAAGCAGTGGATTCTGAGAAATGTGAACA atGTTCTTTTGGATACTCTGGTTTCAACTGTGAAGAAT CGTACCTCTTAATTCTAGTTGTGATCGCCTGTGTTTTGGGCACACTTCTTCTCGGCACTCTCATAGGTGCTATAGTCTTGTACTTGAG GTCAACAAAAGAGACCAAATCTCCAGAAAAAAATTCCCCAAATGGCAATCTGGAGTTCAATAAGCCTGCAGGAATTCCCAGGATCCCACGGGCTAACCCTAATGGTGGCTGGCAACCGACTAATCTGGAGATGGCAGACAGTGGAAGCAGAAATGCCCTGGTGACAAAGGACCACACAGATAACACAACG ATGTGGGATAATGCATACACTGATGATGCAAGGAGCCAGAAGAGCCAGACACCCTTTAGAACAGGATATGGAGCCTCAGGAGCGAATAACGGGCCCAGGGCCAACAGGAACCCCTACTATGATGCATATGAGGACAAAATGCGCCGATactaa
- the muc13b gene encoding mucin-13b isoform X3, translating into MAVMIQLLSLCLLVLLVGGTTNVTVPEPAESTPTTITTAPAESTQTTITTAPDGSTQTTTTTAPGPCSSNPCLFDSTCQELLTNYTCVCRPGLFYDAKLNSCNLAKTFPSDIRFTKMDYNSNMADKNSEIFQEKANDILNQINTVLTKTEGYLGSVVKSLSKGSVIADVQNFYSPSSQVTEEDVQMELLKVPETDVTMKNSCSTGFCEETSTLCKDNNGLAECTCKNGYIKLTATQQACFPCPSGEKAVDSEKCEQCSFGYSGFNCEESYLLILVVIACVLGTLLLGTLIGAIVLYLRSTKETKSPEKNSPNGNLEFNKPAGIPRIPRANPNGGWQPTNLEMADSGSRNALVTKDHTDNTTMWDNAYTDDARSQKSQTPFRTGYGASGANNGPRANRNPYYDAYEDKMRRY; encoded by the exons ATGGCTGTAATGATACAACTCTTGAGCTTATGCTTACTGGTTCTGCTTGTGG GTGGAACAACTAATGTCACTGTTCCTGAACCAG CTGAAAGCACACCAACTACCATTACAACTGCACCAG CTGAAAGCACACAAACTACCATTACAACTGCACCAG ATGGAAGCACACAAACTACCACTACAACTGCACCAG GTCCCTGTTCCTCGAACCCTTGTCTGTTTGACAGCACCTGTCAAGAACTCCTGACTAATTACACATGTGTGTGTCGACCGGGACTGTTCTACGATGCAAAGCTGAACTCCTGTAACCTAG CAAAGACTTTCCCAAGTGATATAAGATTTACAAAAATGGACTATAATTCAAATATGGCAGACAAGAACTCAGAAATATTCCAAGAGAAAGCAAATGATATCCTTAACCAG ATTAACACTGTTTTGACTAAAACTGAAGGTTATCTTGGATCCGTGGTGAAGAGTCTATC AAAAGGCAGTGTAATAGCAGATGTGCAGAATTTCTACAGTCCTTCGTCACAAGTTACTGAAGAAGATGTACAGATGGAATTACTTAAAGTGCCAGAAACAGACGTCACAA TGAAGAATTCATGCTCTACTGGATTCTGTGAAGAGACAAGCACAttatgtaaagacaataatggTCTAGCTGAATGCACTTGCAAGAATGGATACATAAAGTTGACAGCAACACAACAGGCTTGCTTTC cCTGTCCCAGTGGTGAGAAAGCAGTGGATTCTGAGAAATGTGAACA atGTTCTTTTGGATACTCTGGTTTCAACTGTGAAGAAT CGTACCTCTTAATTCTAGTTGTGATCGCCTGTGTTTTGGGCACACTTCTTCTCGGCACTCTCATAGGTGCTATAGTCTTGTACTTGAG GTCAACAAAAGAGACCAAATCTCCAGAAAAAAATTCCCCAAATGGCAATCTGGAGTTCAATAAGCCTGCAGGAATTCCCAGGATCCCACGGGCTAACCCTAATGGTGGCTGGCAACCGACTAATCTGGAGATGGCAGACAGTGGAAGCAGAAATGCCCTGGTGACAAAGGACCACACAGATAACACAACG ATGTGGGATAATGCATACACTGATGATGCAAGGAGCCAGAAGAGCCAGACACCCTTTAGAACAGGATATGGAGCCTCAGGAGCGAATAACGGGCCCAGGGCCAACAGGAACCCCTACTATGATGCATATGAGGACAAAATGCGCCGATactaa
- the muc13b gene encoding mucin-13b isoform X2: protein MAVMIQLLSLCLLVLLVGGTTNVTVPEPAESTPTTITTAPAESTQTTITTATDGNTQTTTAATPDGSTQTTTTTAPGPCSSNPCLFDSTCQELLTNYTCVCRPGLFYDAKLNSCNLAKTFPSDIRFTKMDYNSNMADKNSEIFQEKANDILNQINTVLTKTEGYLGSVVKSLSKGSVIADVQNFYSPSSQVTEEDVQMELLKVPETDVTMKNSCSTGFCEETSTLCKDNNGLAECTCKNGYIKLTATQQACFPCPSGEKAVDSEKCEQCSFGYSGFNCEESYLLILVVIACVLGTLLLGTLIGAIVLYLRSTKETKSPEKNSPNGNLEFNKPAGIPRIPRANPNGGWQPTNLEMADSGSRNALVTKDHTDNTTMWDNAYTDDARSQKSQTPFRTGYGASGANNGPRANRNPYYDAYEDKMRRY, encoded by the exons ATGGCTGTAATGATACAACTCTTGAGCTTATGCTTACTGGTTCTGCTTGTGG GTGGAACAACTAATGTCACTGTTCCTGAACCAG CTGAAAGCACACCAACTACCATTACAACTGCACCAG CTGAAAGCACACAAACTACCATTACAACTGCAACAG ATGGAAACACACAAACTACCACTGCAGCTACACCAG ATGGAAGCACACAAACTACCACTACAACTGCACCAG GTCCCTGTTCCTCGAACCCTTGTCTGTTTGACAGCACCTGTCAAGAACTCCTGACTAATTACACATGTGTGTGTCGACCGGGACTGTTCTACGATGCAAAGCTGAACTCCTGTAACCTAG CAAAGACTTTCCCAAGTGATATAAGATTTACAAAAATGGACTATAATTCAAATATGGCAGACAAGAACTCAGAAATATTCCAAGAGAAAGCAAATGATATCCTTAACCAG ATTAACACTGTTTTGACTAAAACTGAAGGTTATCTTGGATCCGTGGTGAAGAGTCTATC AAAAGGCAGTGTAATAGCAGATGTGCAGAATTTCTACAGTCCTTCGTCACAAGTTACTGAAGAAGATGTACAGATGGAATTACTTAAAGTGCCAGAAACAGACGTCACAA TGAAGAATTCATGCTCTACTGGATTCTGTGAAGAGACAAGCACAttatgtaaagacaataatggTCTAGCTGAATGCACTTGCAAGAATGGATACATAAAGTTGACAGCAACACAACAGGCTTGCTTTC cCTGTCCCAGTGGTGAGAAAGCAGTGGATTCTGAGAAATGTGAACA atGTTCTTTTGGATACTCTGGTTTCAACTGTGAAGAAT CGTACCTCTTAATTCTAGTTGTGATCGCCTGTGTTTTGGGCACACTTCTTCTCGGCACTCTCATAGGTGCTATAGTCTTGTACTTGAG GTCAACAAAAGAGACCAAATCTCCAGAAAAAAATTCCCCAAATGGCAATCTGGAGTTCAATAAGCCTGCAGGAATTCCCAGGATCCCACGGGCTAACCCTAATGGTGGCTGGCAACCGACTAATCTGGAGATGGCAGACAGTGGAAGCAGAAATGCCCTGGTGACAAAGGACCACACAGATAACACAACG ATGTGGGATAATGCATACACTGATGATGCAAGGAGCCAGAAGAGCCAGACACCCTTTAGAACAGGATATGGAGCCTCAGGAGCGAATAACGGGCCCAGGGCCAACAGGAACCCCTACTATGATGCATATGAGGACAAAATGCGCCGATactaa